The following are encoded in a window of Thalassotalea insulae genomic DNA:
- a CDS encoding NAD(P)/FAD-dependent oxidoreductase, with protein MDHFDVVIVGAGVVGLAIAAKFSQQFKKVLLIEKNAHFGEETSSRNSEVIHAGIYYPQASLKAKLCVQGKLALYDYCEKMHIPYQRLGKLLVGHNADEEVFLNKTIAIAEHNGVDDLEWRSQRELQTIEPELSASAALFSPSTGIIDVHRYMQSLLGQFEHQGGLYVAHTELLSADFDEKGFRVKLLSVNESIELTTKLLINSGGLHSTKVAENIKAMPGALIPKLHYCRGHYFSYSGASPFSHLIYPIPEANGLGIHASLDIGGQLKFGPDTQYLETLDYDVPEQLRDKFYLAVKKYFPRVQKEKLQPAYSGIRPKLQGEHDGFCDFNIQLPSQHGLPGLVNLFGIDSPGLTSSLSIADYIVEQVLDG; from the coding sequence TGTTATTGTCGGTGCTGGTGTCGTTGGCTTGGCGATTGCGGCCAAGTTTTCACAGCAATTTAAAAAAGTACTGTTAATTGAGAAAAATGCTCATTTTGGTGAAGAAACCAGCAGTCGTAACAGTGAAGTGATCCACGCTGGCATCTATTATCCGCAAGCGAGCTTAAAAGCGAAACTTTGTGTACAAGGTAAACTCGCACTATATGATTATTGTGAAAAAATGCATATTCCCTATCAACGTTTAGGAAAATTGTTAGTGGGCCATAATGCAGATGAAGAAGTGTTTCTTAATAAAACAATCGCTATTGCCGAACATAATGGTGTTGACGACCTGGAGTGGCGTTCACAACGAGAATTACAAACAATAGAGCCTGAATTGTCTGCGTCTGCCGCGTTATTCTCGCCTTCTACCGGCATTATTGATGTTCACCGTTATATGCAAAGCTTGCTTGGCCAGTTTGAACATCAAGGTGGGTTATATGTTGCTCATACTGAACTGTTATCGGCCGATTTTGATGAGAAAGGGTTTAGGGTAAAGCTATTAAGCGTGAATGAATCAATTGAACTGACCACTAAATTATTGATTAATAGTGGTGGCTTACACAGCACTAAAGTGGCAGAAAATATAAAAGCCATGCCCGGTGCTTTGATCCCTAAATTGCACTATTGCCGCGGTCATTATTTTTCTTATTCAGGTGCCAGCCCGTTCAGTCACTTGATTTACCCAATACCTGAAGCGAATGGTTTAGGGATTCATGCCTCATTAGATATCGGTGGTCAGCTCAAATTTGGTCCCGACACTCAATATCTAGAGACTCTGGATTATGATGTACCAGAGCAGTTACGTGATAAATTTTATCTGGCGGTGAAAAAGTATTTCCCGAGAGTGCAAAAAGAGAAATTGCAACCAGCTTATTCAGGTATTCGGCCAAAATTACAGGGCGAGCACGACGGCTTTTGTGATTTCAATATTCAGCTGCCTAGCCAGCATGGCCTGCCAGGGCTAGTGAATTTATTTGGCATCGACTCGCCAGGCTTAACCTCAAGTTTATCGATTGCAGATTATATTGTTGAACAAGTGTTAGATGGTTAA
- a CDS encoding putative zinc-binding metallopeptidase — protein sequence MSAPITEQLLPIYSEYYHVTFTSDARKIVPSHWPISYQILRENDRKKLDNYLNIFEQEFSKMPAELITLSNLKTVIFVKELYVGEQYRAAVPDYINEVLYYDINAKNEGYARRVIHHEFYHMLEQQLFGSAYYKDPNWQNLNVANFAYGDGGHNARSSNVSLFTNPYPGFVNGYAMSGLEEDKAEIWAVLWLDQYWQKTYPMLKHDCILADKVNMLITQLSEFAPSINSNYFHSRFNPYLLKNNFRCNQ from the coding sequence TTGTCAGCCCCAATAACCGAGCAATTACTTCCAATATACAGCGAATACTATCATGTAACTTTTACCTCAGATGCTCGTAAGATTGTGCCTAGTCACTGGCCAATTAGCTATCAAATACTCAGAGAAAACGATCGCAAAAAACTAGATAATTACCTTAATATTTTTGAACAAGAATTTAGCAAAATGCCTGCTGAGTTAATTACGTTGTCAAATCTGAAAACGGTTATTTTTGTCAAAGAATTATACGTTGGTGAGCAATATAGAGCGGCAGTACCTGACTATATTAATGAAGTACTTTACTATGATATTAATGCTAAAAATGAAGGATATGCCCGACGAGTCATTCATCATGAATTTTATCATATGCTGGAACAACAACTGTTTGGCAGCGCTTATTACAAAGATCCGAACTGGCAAAATTTGAACGTCGCAAACTTTGCCTATGGTGATGGCGGACATAATGCTAGAAGCAGTAACGTTTCCTTATTTACCAACCCTTACCCGGGCTTTGTCAACGGCTATGCAATGTCAGGTCTTGAAGAAGATAAAGCTGAAATCTGGGCGGTATTATGGCTTGATCAATATTGGCAAAAAACCTATCCGATGCTAAAACATGATTGTATTCTCGCCGATAAAGTAAATATGCTAATCACACAATTATCTGAATTTGCACCTTCTATCAACAGTAATTACTTCCATTCCCGATTTAACCCATACCTGCTAAAAAACAATTTCCGTTGCAATCAATGA
- a CDS encoding LytR/AlgR family response regulator transcription factor, translating to MTNVLIAEDEEILRLSLINKIQKFWPEAEIIAVAETGKEALTLMENLKPDVAFLDIQMGDVSGLEVVCEAQHSCHVVFVTAYDKYAIQAFDSGAIDYLLKPYSDSRLKNCIERLKSRLTDLPIDMFNILQGLTKKTYLSRLRVQIGNKLWLIPINDVIYFKACGRYIEVVTEERTSLLKLPLKSIIQQLDPEYFWQVHRSTIININLLDHIRNSESEQMFAVMKHIDEPIKISRSFTNQFRNLGNDC from the coding sequence ATGACTAACGTATTGATTGCTGAAGATGAAGAGATCTTGCGGTTAAGCCTGATCAATAAAATTCAAAAATTTTGGCCTGAAGCAGAAATAATTGCTGTCGCCGAAACAGGTAAAGAAGCTCTGACATTGATGGAAAACCTTAAACCTGATGTTGCATTTTTAGATATTCAAATGGGAGATGTCTCAGGTCTTGAAGTAGTATGTGAAGCTCAACACAGTTGCCATGTAGTATTTGTCACCGCATACGATAAATACGCGATCCAAGCGTTTGACTCAGGTGCTATCGATTATTTGCTGAAACCTTATTCTGATAGCCGGCTTAAAAATTGTATAGAACGATTAAAAAGCCGCTTAACTGATCTACCAATTGATATGTTCAATATATTACAGGGCTTAACGAAGAAAACTTACCTTTCAAGATTAAGAGTACAAATTGGCAATAAGCTTTGGCTGATTCCAATCAACGATGTTATCTACTTTAAAGCATGTGGCCGATATATAGAGGTTGTCACCGAAGAACGTACTTCATTATTGAAACTTCCATTAAAATCAATCATACAGCAGCTTGATCCAGAGTATTTTTGGCAAGTTCACCGCAGCACTATTATTAATATTAATCTACTCGATCATATTCGAAATAGCGAAAGCGAGCAGATGTTTGCGGTGATGAAGCATATTGATGAACCAATTAAGATCAGTAGAAGTTTCACCAATCAGTTTCGAAACTTAGGAAATGATTGTTAA
- a CDS encoding sensor histidine kinase: MTVRNIFTILLINSTFALLRALYDIYLSEQINFASLYTAFIGYFKVMNVFGFALAFTYLFLSRGPDVKLDLSRILMIGIMSFAISAPIVFFIFNWSDNQTHPIIQALVYSSSAFLSTTWAVIVMAYVQNRESQPKFQLIKQKYIEQFKVREQTELELHLLQAQIEPHFFFNTLASLHNLIDIDAEKAKYLLEELTEYLRSTVPVFRYKFVKLGEEKEMLIRYLSIQKVRFSNKFDFDIQIPKELEHLPIVPMSLLTLVENAIKHGIEKTNGKGNITISCAMTNKKNIKAIVSDSAGLYTASNNGTGLENLKSRLKITYGDDAALTIKALPEKETLAVLEVPVYD, from the coding sequence ATGACCGTAAGGAATATCTTTACGATTTTGTTGATCAACTCAACTTTTGCCCTATTAAGGGCGCTTTATGATATTTATTTATCAGAACAAATTAACTTTGCATCACTCTATACCGCGTTTATTGGTTACTTTAAAGTAATGAATGTTTTTGGTTTCGCACTGGCGTTTACTTACCTATTTTTATCCCGAGGACCTGATGTCAAACTAGACTTATCCCGAATATTGATGATAGGCATCATGTCATTCGCCATTAGTGCCCCTATCGTGTTTTTCATCTTTAACTGGAGTGACAACCAGACACACCCGATAATTCAGGCGCTGGTCTATTCATCCTCGGCTTTTTTATCAACTACCTGGGCTGTGATTGTCATGGCATATGTCCAAAATAGAGAATCACAACCAAAGTTCCAGCTGATCAAACAGAAATACATTGAACAGTTTAAAGTACGTGAGCAAACCGAGTTAGAATTACACCTACTACAAGCTCAGATAGAACCTCATTTTTTCTTTAATACTCTGGCAAGTCTCCATAACTTAATTGATATTGATGCTGAAAAAGCGAAATATTTACTGGAAGAACTCACCGAATATTTACGTTCAACCGTTCCCGTTTTCAGATATAAATTTGTTAAACTGGGGGAAGAAAAAGAAATGCTTATCAGGTACCTGAGCATTCAAAAAGTCAGATTTTCAAATAAATTTGACTTTGATATCCAAATCCCAAAAGAGCTAGAACACTTACCTATTGTGCCAATGTCATTATTAACACTAGTTGAAAATGCGATAAAACATGGCATTGAGAAAACCAATGGCAAAGGAAATATTACCATATCCTGTGCAATGACAAATAAAAAGAATATCAAGGCAATAGTGAGTGATTCTGCAGGACTTTACACAGCAAGCAATAACGGGACAGGCTTAGAGAATTTAAAATCTCGACTGAAAATCACTTATGGTGATGATGCCGCCCTCACGATAAAAGCACTCCCAGAAAAAGAAACACTCGCCGTACTAGAGGTTCCCGTTTATGACTAA
- a CDS encoding TonB-dependent receptor domain-containing protein, with product MKHSKSIAEIKKSAITLAVMAACYAPWANSQQIEQVSDESKNKEQVEVIEITGSRIKRTEMEAVTSVISVSGEDITSSGSLNINDYLNKLPISVPDLGDTTSNFNGFAGMASQNLRGLGAERTLVLVNGKRHVPSFTGTTIVDVSSIPVPLIDRIEIMTGGASAIYGADAVAGVMNIILKKSFEGTEVKASFGQSNEQDGERTAFDITHGREVLGGNLVANFSYYKTKEILAKNRSYVDNDIAYLENPLDPDGTIDGVPDTTVQQYIRFWNQSDRNFFIDGKVYKQNSDGTISPTAMGPGGILGNASEGFFGAYTDGKGYYHGDYQYQRLSVPSEKFNVNLTYQKELANNVSLFLDGKYARSDSEQRWSPYAEYGGNYLPTDYPFYSSEQLNEVNRTGQGLEWAGYFPELGEGGADWSNSIYQIVGQLEGYINQDYYWSTSAQYGKAKSDVVNYGGIRQSNWDAAIGVWGTTCDSSCVPVNVFQPLTDEMLSYVSLPEHTDQSEIEQSLFTANISGPIFMLPAGELAFAAGIEYRDEKSRSIPSEISQSGVGTGNSVTLPVEGSYHVTEVYGELRVPLLSDQTFAKSLSIEGAVRYADYSTAGGNTSWNIGAEWQPIDDIKFRASLAQAVRAPNINEIFATESYGGQWVNDPCSPWGVDGSPTRTQNCATLGADSANIPYWTWATTNNSGNKALEPEEAKTTTIGAVISPRWIENLDLVFDYWDIDLSGEINSLGVNSIISSCVDSLSTDNVFCDYVSRNEQGQISLVETTQLNLSKHKVRGLDININYQYDFGSYGQVYLNTILSKLIERQLQSDQLSPPVEYVDSLAFPKWRANINLTYQYQDFSATLTNRYIDQQKTDINATAEDRHPLYTKAVVYTDLSVNYWLNKQLNFNLAINNLFDKETPQLPMANRGGASYHLGYTAGLFDTIGRFATVSMTYKF from the coding sequence ATGAAACACAGCAAATCTATTGCAGAGATAAAAAAATCAGCGATTACATTAGCTGTTATGGCGGCGTGTTATGCACCATGGGCCAATAGTCAGCAAATAGAACAAGTATCAGACGAATCTAAAAACAAGGAACAGGTCGAAGTCATTGAAATTACCGGTAGCCGGATAAAACGGACAGAAATGGAAGCGGTAACCTCAGTAATTTCAGTATCAGGCGAAGACATCACCAGCTCAGGCTCTTTAAATATTAACGATTATTTAAATAAATTACCGATCTCAGTTCCCGATTTAGGCGATACCACCAGCAACTTTAACGGCTTTGCCGGCATGGCCAGTCAAAACCTCAGAGGATTAGGAGCAGAACGCACGCTGGTGTTAGTCAATGGTAAACGACATGTGCCATCTTTTACCGGCACAACAATCGTGGACGTTTCGTCAATTCCGGTGCCATTAATTGATCGCATTGAAATTATGACAGGTGGCGCGTCTGCTATTTATGGCGCCGACGCAGTTGCCGGCGTCATGAACATTATCTTGAAAAAAAGTTTTGAAGGTACAGAAGTAAAAGCCTCATTTGGTCAGTCTAATGAACAAGATGGCGAGCGCACGGCTTTCGATATCACTCATGGTCGGGAAGTACTTGGTGGAAATTTGGTTGCCAATTTTAGCTACTATAAAACCAAAGAAATTTTAGCTAAAAATCGCAGTTATGTTGACAATGATATCGCCTATTTAGAAAATCCACTCGACCCGGATGGCACCATTGACGGCGTACCTGATACCACAGTGCAGCAATATATTCGCTTTTGGAATCAGTCTGACAGAAATTTCTTTATCGACGGCAAAGTTTATAAGCAAAACAGTGACGGCACTATTTCACCAACTGCGATGGGACCAGGCGGTATATTAGGCAACGCCAGTGAAGGCTTCTTTGGCGCTTATACCGATGGCAAAGGCTATTATCACGGTGATTATCAATACCAACGCCTGTCTGTACCTTCTGAAAAATTCAATGTTAACCTGACTTATCAAAAAGAACTCGCGAATAATGTGAGTCTGTTTTTAGATGGCAAGTATGCCCGTTCGGACTCCGAGCAACGTTGGTCACCCTATGCAGAATATGGCGGCAATTACCTGCCAACAGACTACCCGTTTTATTCAAGCGAACAATTAAATGAGGTTAACCGCACAGGACAAGGATTAGAGTGGGCCGGTTACTTTCCGGAATTAGGCGAAGGTGGCGCAGATTGGAGCAATTCAATCTACCAAATTGTCGGCCAATTAGAAGGCTACATCAACCAAGACTATTACTGGAGCACTTCGGCTCAATACGGTAAAGCAAAAAGCGATGTGGTTAATTATGGTGGTATTCGCCAAAGTAATTGGGATGCCGCTATCGGCGTATGGGGCACGACATGCGATTCAAGCTGTGTTCCGGTTAACGTTTTTCAACCACTAACAGATGAAATGTTGTCTTACGTGTCATTACCCGAACATACTGACCAATCAGAAATAGAACAGTCTTTATTCACCGCGAATATTTCTGGCCCAATATTTATGCTACCTGCAGGTGAGTTGGCCTTTGCAGCAGGTATTGAATACCGGGATGAAAAAAGCCGTTCAATTCCTTCTGAAATATCGCAAAGCGGTGTAGGCACAGGGAACTCAGTAACCTTACCTGTTGAAGGTTCTTATCACGTCACTGAAGTATATGGTGAACTACGCGTTCCGCTTCTATCAGATCAAACCTTTGCGAAATCACTATCGATAGAAGGTGCAGTGCGCTATGCCGACTATAGTACAGCAGGAGGAAATACCAGCTGGAACATTGGCGCCGAATGGCAACCCATTGATGATATTAAATTTAGGGCTTCTCTCGCTCAGGCAGTTAGAGCACCTAATATCAACGAAATATTTGCCACAGAAAGTTACGGCGGCCAATGGGTTAACGACCCTTGTAGTCCTTGGGGCGTTGATGGCAGCCCTACCCGCACGCAGAACTGTGCAACACTAGGGGCAGACTCAGCCAATATTCCTTATTGGACCTGGGCCACTACCAATAACTCAGGAAACAAAGCGTTAGAACCAGAAGAAGCAAAAACAACCACCATAGGTGCCGTTATCTCTCCGCGCTGGATTGAAAATCTGGATCTAGTGTTTGATTATTGGGATATCGATCTTAGTGGTGAAATAAACTCACTCGGTGTTAATTCCATTATCAGCTCTTGTGTAGATTCTTTGAGCACAGACAATGTATTTTGTGATTACGTCTCGCGCAATGAGCAAGGCCAAATATCGCTGGTAGAAACCACCCAGTTAAACTTATCTAAACATAAAGTCAGGGGCTTAGATATCAACATTAACTATCAATACGATTTTGGCAGTTATGGGCAAGTATATTTAAATACCATACTGTCAAAGCTAATAGAGCGGCAATTACAGTCTGACCAACTTTCGCCGCCAGTAGAATATGTTGATAGCCTTGCCTTTCCTAAATGGCGAGCAAACATTAATTTAACTTACCAATATCAGGATTTTTCAGCAACCTTAACCAATCGCTATATCGATCAACAAAAAACAGACATTAATGCGACAGCTGAAGATAGGCATCCATTATATACCAAAGCCGTGGTGTATACCGACCTTAGCGTGAATTATTGGCTTAACAAACAACTCAATTTTAATTTAGCGATCAATAACTTATTTGATAAAGAAACCCCGCAATTACCAATGGCAAATCGCGGAGGCGCCAGCTATCACTTAGGATATACCGCAGGACTATTTGATACCATAGGTAGATTTGCTACAGTTTCTATGACCTATAAATTTTAA